The Sphingomonas sp. KR3-1 genome contains a region encoding:
- a CDS encoding helix-turn-helix domain-containing protein, producing the protein MEGEAAEDPNLFPTSVGEKLRAAREAQGLDLPEIAARTRIPQRHLEAIERGNYAGLPSITYALGFAKAYARAVGADEVTIARDLRAELHHNPERAAPVPAYETADPSRVPSRGIAIVGVILALLLVVGGGLYYGTDLFRGSAPAPETLATDEPTANVADNAAMANSATPVAAAGGQVALIALDTVWIRVTDAKGTKLVEKELAAGERYDVPADADHPRILTGGPEKLQVTLNGSNIDPLGKPGTTVNVEVSADALRGRGQPGAVTASPTPAPAATTTARRPAERPAARLSVATPTPAPAEPAPATSTGNSAP; encoded by the coding sequence ATGGAAGGCGAAGCCGCCGAGGACCCGAACCTGTTCCCGACCAGCGTGGGCGAAAAGCTGCGCGCCGCACGGGAAGCACAGGGTCTCGACTTACCCGAGATCGCCGCGCGCACGCGCATTCCGCAGCGGCATCTCGAGGCGATCGAGAGGGGCAATTACGCCGGGCTTCCTTCGATCACCTATGCACTGGGCTTCGCCAAGGCCTATGCCCGCGCGGTGGGCGCCGATGAAGTGACGATCGCCCGCGATCTGCGCGCCGAGCTCCACCACAATCCCGAGCGCGCCGCACCGGTCCCCGCCTATGAAACCGCCGATCCCTCGCGCGTGCCCTCGCGCGGCATCGCGATCGTCGGCGTGATCCTGGCGCTGCTGCTCGTCGTGGGCGGCGGCCTCTATTATGGCACCGACTTGTTCCGCGGCAGCGCGCCGGCGCCCGAGACGCTAGCGACCGACGAACCGACCGCCAATGTTGCCGACAATGCCGCGATGGCCAACAGCGCCACACCGGTGGCGGCGGCTGGCGGCCAGGTCGCGCTGATCGCGCTCGACACGGTCTGGATCCGCGTCACCGATGCCAAGGGCACCAAGCTGGTCGAGAAGGAGCTTGCTGCCGGCGAGCGCTACGACGTGCCGGCCGATGCCGATCATCCGCGCATCCTCACCGGCGGCCCCGAGAAGCTGCAGGTCACGCTCAACGGCTCGAACATCGATCCGCTCGGCAAGCCGGGCACCACGGTCAATGTCGAGGTGAGCGCCGATGCGCTGCGCGGCCGCGGCCAGCCCGGCGCGGTGACGGCGAGCCCGACGCCGGCCCCTGCCGCGACGACGACGGCGCGCCGCCCGGCGGAGCGCCCGGCCGCGCGCCTTTCGGTTGCGACGCCGACGCCGGCGCCCGCCGAGCCCGCGCCTGCGACGAGCACTGGCAACAGCGCGCCGTAA
- the ptsP gene encoding phosphoenolpyruvate--protein phosphotransferase, whose protein sequence is MPVSAAASAREILTRLHDVMASRNPAQSKLNSVVGIIGGALDSEVCSIYLLREGLLELYATRGLSQDAVHVTKLALGEGLVGTIAQNVETLNLDEAELHPAFAYRPETGEEAFHSFAGVPIIRRERAVGVLAVQHAESRRYASEEIEALQTVAMVLSELIANADLIDAAAGGGSTRLQSTAPEVGHGFKLVDGMAAGVAVFHQPRIVIEHTVAEDTEAERHRVYAAFDKMREQIDRMASQAEFGGGGEHDEILATYKMFAYDEGWSRRINEAIDSGLTAEAAIERVQQRTRQRMREIDDPLLRDRMHDLEDLSNRLLRIVSGQLGTAAQMGLRQDSILIARNLGPAELLEYDRRRLKGVILEEGSLTAHVTIVARAMGVPVLGRVRNIRQLIAEGDMLLLDTAEESLFVRPTPAMQEAFETKLELSHKRRAAFAEMRGVAPVTADGHRVTVMINAGLRDDLAALDLTGADGIGLFRTEFQFLVSATLPQREAQKRLYKDVLEAAGDRPVTFRTVDIGGDKALPYLNHDEDGEEENPAMGWRALRLALDRDGLMKAQARALIEAGAGRPLNIMFPMVSEPWEFDEARTLFEAQRAWLAARGRKMPTEIRYGAMLEVPALAEVLDVLLPRLDFLSIGTNDLTQFLFAADRAHPKLALRYDWLSPSILRFLQRVTSQCHAAGVPVGVCGEMGGRPLEALALLGLGIDRLSITPAAVGPIKAMIRSVDRAALREAVAGMLTRPQGSLRAALEGWASEHSVELA, encoded by the coding sequence ATGCCCGTGTCCGCAGCCGCCTCGGCCCGTGAGATCCTGACGCGCCTCCACGACGTGATGGCGTCGCGCAACCCCGCGCAATCGAAGCTCAATTCGGTCGTGGGCATCATCGGCGGCGCGCTCGATAGCGAAGTCTGCTCGATCTATCTGCTGCGCGAGGGCCTGCTCGAGCTCTATGCCACCCGCGGCCTGTCGCAGGACGCCGTCCATGTCACCAAGCTCGCGCTCGGCGAGGGCCTGGTCGGCACGATCGCCCAGAATGTCGAGACGCTGAACCTTGACGAGGCTGAGCTGCATCCCGCCTTCGCCTATCGCCCGGAAACGGGGGAAGAGGCGTTCCACAGCTTTGCCGGCGTGCCGATCATCCGGCGCGAGCGCGCAGTGGGCGTGCTCGCCGTGCAGCATGCCGAATCGCGCCGCTATGCCAGCGAGGAGATCGAGGCGCTGCAGACCGTGGCGATGGTGCTCAGCGAGCTGATCGCCAATGCCGACCTGATCGATGCCGCGGCGGGCGGCGGCTCCACCCGGCTCCAGTCGACCGCCCCCGAAGTCGGGCACGGCTTCAAGCTGGTCGACGGCATGGCCGCCGGCGTCGCCGTGTTCCACCAGCCGCGCATCGTCATCGAGCATACCGTCGCCGAGGATACCGAGGCCGAGCGCCACCGCGTCTATGCCGCGTTCGACAAGATGCGCGAGCAGATCGACCGGATGGCCAGCCAGGCAGAGTTCGGCGGCGGCGGCGAGCATGATGAGATCCTCGCGACCTACAAGATGTTCGCCTATGACGAGGGCTGGTCGCGCCGGATCAACGAGGCGATCGATTCCGGCCTGACCGCCGAGGCGGCGATCGAGCGCGTCCAGCAGCGCACCCGCCAGCGCATGCGCGAGATCGACGATCCGCTGCTGCGCGACCGGATGCACGACCTGGAGGACCTGTCCAACCGGCTGCTCCGCATCGTCTCGGGCCAGCTCGGTACCGCGGCGCAGATGGGGCTGCGCCAGGATTCGATCCTGATCGCCAGGAATCTCGGTCCGGCGGAGCTGCTCGAATATGATCGCCGCCGCCTCAAGGGCGTGATCCTCGAGGAAGGCTCACTGACCGCCCACGTCACGATCGTCGCGCGTGCGATGGGCGTGCCGGTGCTCGGCCGCGTCCGCAACATCCGCCAGCTGATCGCCGAGGGCGACATGCTCCTCCTCGACACCGCCGAGGAAAGCCTGTTCGTCCGCCCAACGCCGGCGATGCAGGAAGCCTTCGAGACCAAGCTCGAGCTCAGCCACAAGCGCCGCGCCGCCTTCGCCGAAATGCGGGGCGTCGCGCCGGTCACCGCCGACGGCCACCGCGTGACGGTGATGATCAATGCCGGCCTGCGCGACGACCTGGCGGCGCTCGACCTGACCGGCGCGGACGGCATCGGCCTGTTCCGCACCGAGTTCCAGTTCCTCGTCTCCGCCACCTTGCCCCAGCGCGAGGCGCAGAAGCGGCTCTACAAGGATGTGCTCGAGGCCGCGGGCGACCGCCCGGTCACCTTCCGCACCGTCGATATCGGCGGCGACAAGGCGCTGCCCTATCTCAACCATGACGAGGATGGCGAGGAAGAGAACCCGGCGATGGGCTGGCGAGCGCTGCGCCTCGCGCTCGATCGCGATGGCCTGATGAAGGCGCAGGCGCGCGCGCTGATCGAGGCGGGTGCCGGCCGCCCGCTCAACATCATGTTCCCGATGGTCTCCGAGCCCTGGGAATTCGACGAGGCGCGCACGCTGTTCGAGGCGCAGCGCGCCTGGCTCGCGGCGCGCGGGCGCAAGATGCCGACCGAGATCCGCTACGGCGCGATGCTCGAGGTGCCGGCGCTCGCCGAAGTGCTCGACGTGCTGCTGCCCCGGCTCGACTTCCTGTCGATCGGCACCAACGACCTCACCCAGTTCCTGTTCGCCGCCGATCGCGCGCATCCCAAGCTCGCGTTGCGCTATGACTGGCTCAGCCCCTCGATCCTGCGCTTCCTGCAGCGCGTCACCAGCCAGTGCCACGCCGCGGGCGTGCCGGTGGGCGTGTGCGGCGAGATGGGCGGGCGTCCGCTCGAGGCGCTGGCGCTGCTCGGGCTCGGTATCGATCGCCTGTCGATCACGCCTGCCGCGGTCGGGCCGATCAAGGCGATGATCCGCTCGGTCGACCGCGCCGCGCTACGCGAGGCGGTTGCCGGCATGCTCACCCGGCCCCAGGGCTCGCTGCGCGCCGCGCTCGAGGGCTGGGCAAGCGAACATAGCGTCGAACTGGCCTGA
- a CDS encoding PadR family transcriptional regulator, producing MPIEEDLFEKLRIELRRGSLVLAVLGALREERYGYTLRTSLEEAGLPIDEGALYPLLRRLESQGLLTSEWREEAKRNKRFYRLTPVGLDVLGQLLAEWNAISESILRLTQGDK from the coding sequence ATGCCGATCGAAGAAGACCTGTTCGAGAAGTTGCGCATCGAGCTGCGACGCGGCTCGCTGGTGCTGGCGGTGCTCGGCGCGCTGCGCGAGGAGCGTTATGGCTACACGCTGCGCACCAGCCTGGAGGAAGCCGGGCTGCCGATCGACGAAGGGGCGCTCTACCCGCTGCTGCGCCGGCTCGAGAGCCAGGGACTGCTGACCAGCGAATGGCGCGAGGAGGCCAAGCGCAACAAGCGCTTCTACCGGCTGACGCCGGTGGGTCTCGACGTGCTCGGCCAGCTGCTCGCCGAATGGAACGCAATCTCCGAATCGATCCTCCGCCTGACGCAGGGAGACAAGTGA